The following nucleotide sequence is from Chloracidobacterium validum.
AAATTGCAAAGTTGAGAAACTTGGCCCAGAGCGGGATGCCAGCGGCCCAAAAAACCATAGTGGCAAGCGTCATGGTCATCGTGGCGTTCCAATCTGGCGACCCAGAATCGTTCCGGCGATGGAAGCGGCCAGGTGCTCGGCGTCACGGGCAAGCGTTTCTTTTACGGCCGCCACCTGCGCGGTCAAGGCCTGTGTCGCCGCCGCCACTTCGGCCGATGCAGCTTGTTTTGCCGACTCGATAATCTCGCTCCGCCGTTGGAGGGCGGCGGCCCGGCGCTCTTCGACAAGCTTGGCGGCAGCCACTCGCCCAGCCCGGAGCGCGGCTTCGTACTCAGCCAAACGCTGGTCATAACCACCGAGCATCTGGCGAATGCCGCCTGTCCGGCGCGCGCGTTCGTCCAGAACCGCCAAGACTGGCTTGAACACCAAGACGTTGAGCAGGTAGGCAACCAGCAAAAAGACGCCGACTGTGACCAGGAGCGACCAATCAGGCGTCAGTAAGCTACTCTCAGCAGCCAAAAAGTAGCTTGCCTGTAGATTACTCACACCAAATGACGACTCGAGCATAAACAAAAGCGAAATGGGCGAACGCCCCAACACGCCGAAACAGGGTTTGAAAAGCAAGCTGCGAAGTTACTCGTGCCTCTGGTCACTGTCAACCAGGAAAGCGCAGAAATACCCGCCGCCGGCGACAAGGGTGCGCACGACCGAGCAGGTGTCCCTAGCAGGGGGCAGCCGAACCGGAAAAACCTAACGTGGGAGGCAGTGGAAAAACAGTGGGGCGAGTGATGGGACTTGAACCCACGACCTCTTGAGCCACAATCAAGCGCTCTAACCAACTGAGCTACACCCGCCGTCAAACAAGGCGCGGATGATAACGCGCGGCCCTTGTCAATGCAACGCCTGCCTGGATGATTTCGTATGGGCATCGGGACAACTCAGACAACTAGGTTGAATCATCATCCTTTGCGTTGTCCAAGCCAAAGACTTTCCCTACCAACGACTGCAATCGCCGACCGGTGGCAACACGCAGACTGCCCGCTCGTGGGGTCATCGTCCGCTTTGCTCCAAGCGCCTTGCGACGTTTCTTGAGTTCGGGATGCTCCGGCGCCAATGAAAGCCCCTGGTCGAGGCACTCAATCGCGCGGGAATCAAGCCCAAACTTGATGTATAGGTCAGACAGTTCTATGAGAAGTTCGGGGACTTCATCCGGGTCTCGGCAGAGATCGATTGCCGTGAGAAAAGCTTTCTCGGCCTCTTTGTTGCGCCCTGGGATCCGCAAAAGCACACGCCCCAGCATCGCTTGATAGTCAGCATTGTTGGGACGCTGCTCCACGGCCCGGCGGATGGATTGATAGGCCCGCTCGACATCCCCATTCCCCATGTATTCCACGGTTTTCAGGTATAGCTCTGAAGCTGGAACAGCCGGCGGCTCCGGTGGCAGGCTCGACGGCGCTTTTGGGTATGCGCCGGTTGGCATCCGGGGTGGTGGCGTAGATGGTGGACCACCGTTTGATTGCGCCGTCGCCCCGGTTGCTGCGGTGACGGGCGGCGGGGTTGGCGGCTTGAGCGTTGGCGGCGTTGGCGCGGGAGGCTTCGGGATTGGCGGTGATGCTGGATGAGCGCCAGTGCTGGGACGCTTAATGGTTGGTGGCGTCGGGAAACTGGCGCTTGCCGGTGGCTTTGGCGGCAGTGGCGGCGATTTGGGCGTCACCGTCGGACGCGGCGTGTCTCCCGATGGTGGGCGCACCGGCAGCGTGGGCGGCACTGGCGGACGTGGCGGCGGCGCGGCCGGCGGCTTCGGCGCAGGCCCAAACGACGAGGGCTGTCCCCCCGGTGGACTCGACGGCGTTGGACGCGCGACCGGATAAGCCCCGGTCGGAAAACGATTTCCGCCAGGGGTTGAACGGGCGGTGTTTCCGGTAATGGTCAGGTCATACTTGCGCCGCTTCTCCTCGTCGTTCAGCACATCATAGGCCTGCTGGATGGCAATAAACACCCGCTCCAACTTGGCTTTCACCTGAAAATCAAACGCTGCGAGCTGGGAATGGCGGTCGGGGTGAAACTTTTTGGCAAGTTCCCGATAGGTTTTCTTGAGCTCGTCCGAGGTAAACCGACGATTGATCCCCAAAACTTGGTAATGCGTTCCGCCGGACTCAACGACTCGCATCTTTTCTTCCAGCTCAAAACATATCTCGGCGGCGTGCGCGGCATCGATCTCACCGGACGTTTTGCCTGCTGGGGCCGACGGGCTTGGCATCACCTCGATGACGGGCGAAGGGTCACCGTCTGCGAAACTCACGATGCCAGCCATGGCAAAAGCGCACAACGCCCGGAGCACGCGCTCTTCTGGCAATGGCGTGGCCAGGCAGGCATCTTCGATACGCAGCGGTGCGTCAAGCCGCGACAGGACAAACGCCTCTTCCGGGGTGAGCGTTACACCAGGCAAGCTCACTTGCTTCGTGGACACCGGCTTGAGACAGCGGTGCATGCCCCCCAACCAGCGGCGGATGAGTTCCATGTCCGACAGACTACGAATGCCATCGAAAATGAGGCTCACCGGCGACAGAGATTGCTCGAAGCCCGCCACTTTAATCTTCTGCGCCTGAAAGCGATACTCGCCCGTCGTCCAGTGGAAAAGCGAATGCACCAAATAGGTGACATGCCCCACCAGCATTGCTTGCAAGTCCGTCGCGGCGAGGTAGCCAAGTTCAACCAAACAAGCCCCCAAGCGCTTCCCTTTACTGGTTTCAGCGATTGCCCGCGCAAGCTGTTCGGGAGAGATACAACCCAGCGTGCACAGCCGCTCACCAAATCGCTCGGAAACCGTTTCACTTGCCGCATAAACGATTGAGCCGTTTTCGAAATATACGTGGCGCACCAGGTTCGGCTGCGTAAGCGTGAGTGTCCCGCTCAACTGCTGCTGGTAGCAAATGCCGATGAGTTGTGGAACACAAGTACCTTCGAGTCGCTGTGTCATTCAAACGACTCCCACATCTAGAAACATGTGCGGGGCATCGCACCAAAGCTTGGCAACAATGGCTACGATGTCAAGAGTATTCAACGGCCTCCAGTATTTGGCAAGTGGCAAGCCAGTGGGTAGGGCACTCATCGCGCGCCAGCTCAGGCATACTTGCCGCCAGCCCAGGGGTTCGGTGGCATAGGGCTGGCGCCAAGCCTGCGGGACTGGAATCAGGCTTGAGTGACCGGGATTCAGTCCAGGATAAGTGAAGACCGGTTAGGACCACATCATACATCGAGGTTTTTCACATCGAGCGCATGTTCCTCGATAAACCGGCGACGAGGCTCAACGGCATCGCCCATCAACACGGTGAACACCGCGTCGGTTTCAACCACGTCATTGATGCGAACCTGAAGCAGCGTACGTTTCTCGGCATTGAGGGTCGTTTCCCAGAGTTGTTCCGGGTTCATTTCGCCCAACCCTTTGTACCGCTGAATGGTGAGGTCGCGCTTGGCGAGTGTCAGAATTTGGTCGCCCAACGCCGCGCGTTGCGCAACGGGGGTGGTGACCGAGCCTTGGGCAACCGTGTAAGGACCGGTCATGGCATCCCGCCACTCGGCATAGATCGTGACACACTTTTGGAACTCGGCATGGGTTGCCAGTTCCCAATCCACGGCGATGGAAAGGTTCGGCTTCGTCACGACCACCCGAAACAGCGCATGCTCCTCATCGCGGTTGAGCGTGGCGTCGTACCCGGCCGCGGCCAGGGTATCCACCAAACGGCGCGGCCAGTCTTCGGTCTCAAACAACGCATGCAATTTGCGGCCGGGCTTATAGCCACCGTCACCGGTACACGCTTGCAGCACCAGCTCCATCAGCCGCGCATCGCGCTGCAACCGCCGTTCGAGCTTGGGCGCAAACATCTCAAACTCCAGCAACTT
It contains:
- a CDS encoding ATP synthase F0 subunit B, encoding MAAESSLLTPDWSLLVTVGVFLLVAYLLNVLVFKPVLAVLDERARRTGGIRQMLGGYDQRLAEYEAALRAGRVAAAKLVEERRAAALQRRSEIIESAKQAASAEVAAATQALTAQVAAVKETLARDAEHLAASIAGTILGRQIGTPR
- a CDS encoding DnaJ domain-containing protein, with translation MTQRLEGTCVPQLIGICYQQQLSGTLTLTQPNLVRHVYFENGSIVYAASETVSERFGERLCTLGCISPEQLARAIAETSKGKRLGACLVELGYLAATDLQAMLVGHVTYLVHSLFHWTTGEYRFQAQKIKVAGFEQSLSPVSLIFDGIRSLSDMELIRRWLGGMHRCLKPVSTKQVSLPGVTLTPEEAFVLSRLDAPLRIEDACLATPLPEERVLRALCAFAMAGIVSFADGDPSPVIEVMPSPSAPAGKTSGEIDAAHAAEICFELEEKMRVVESGGTHYQVLGINRRFTSDELKKTYRELAKKFHPDRHSQLAAFDFQVKAKLERVFIAIQQAYDVLNDEEKRRKYDLTITGNTARSTPGGNRFPTGAYPVARPTPSSPPGGQPSSFGPAPKPPAAPPPRPPVPPTLPVRPPSGDTPRPTVTPKSPPLPPKPPASASFPTPPTIKRPSTGAHPASPPIPKPPAPTPPTLKPPTPPPVTAATGATAQSNGGPPSTPPPRMPTGAYPKAPSSLPPEPPAVPASELYLKTVEYMGNGDVERAYQSIRRAVEQRPNNADYQAMLGRVLLRIPGRNKEAEKAFLTAIDLCRDPDEVPELLIELSDLYIKFGLDSRAIECLDQGLSLAPEHPELKKRRKALGAKRTMTPRAGSLRVATGRRLQSLVGKVFGLDNAKDDDST